One segment of Excalfactoria chinensis isolate bCotChi1 chromosome 27, bCotChi1.hap2, whole genome shotgun sequence DNA contains the following:
- the LOC140263131 gene encoding class II histocompatibility antigen, B-L beta chain-like, whose translation MGSGCVPAAVAVLVALLAQSIPEAGSAGSWERPSAFFHYSTTSECYFFNGTQRVRFVERFIYNRQQTSHFDSDVGKYVADTPVDEETVEIWNRDTDILEDARIAVDTFCRHNYGVDESIAVQRSVQPKVRVSALQSGSLGESDRLACYVTGFYPAEIEVKWFQNGREETERVVSTDVMQNGDWTYQVLVVLETVPRRGDSYECRVEHASLPQPISQHWEPPSDAGRSKMLTGVGGFVLGLVFLALGLFMFLRSQKGQPVATAPGMLN comes from the exons ATGGGGAGCGGGTGCGTCCCGGCGGCGGTGGCCGTGCTGGTGGCACTGCTGGCCCAGTCCATTCCCGAAGCTGGGAGCGCTGGGAGCTGGGAGCGGCCCTCGG CGTTCTTCCACTACAGTACGACAAGTGAGTGCTACTTCTTCAACGGAACCCAGCGAGTGAGATTTGTGGAGAGGTTCATCTACAACCGGCAGCAGACGTCGCACTTCGACAGCGACGTGGGAAAATATGTGGCCGATACACCGGTGGATGAGGAAACGGTTGAAATCTGGAACAGAGACACCGATATTCTGGAGGATGCACGCATTGCAGTGGACACGTTCTGCCGGCACAACTACGGGGTGGATGAGTCCATCGCGGTGCAGAGGAGCG TGCAGCCCAAGGTGAGGGTCTCGGCGCTGCAGTCGGGCTCCCTGGGCGAGAGCGACCGGCTGGCGTGCTACGTGACGGGCTTCTACCCGGCGGAGATCGAGGTGAAGTGGTTCCAGAACGGGAGGGAGGAGACGGAGCGCGTGGTGTCCACGGACGTGATGCAGAACGGGGACTGGACGTACcaggtgctggtggtgctggagaCCGTCCCGCGGCGCGGGGACAGCTACGAGTGCCGGGTGGAGCACGCCAGCCTGCCGCAACCCATCAGCCAGCACTGGG AGCCGCCGTCGGACGCGGGCAGGAGCAAAATGCTGACGGGCGTGGGGGGCTTCGTGCTGGGGCTCGTCTTCCTGGCGCTGGGGCTCTTCATGTTTCTGCGCAGTCAGAAAG GGCAACCCGTGGCCACCGCTCCAG GGATGCTGAATTAG
- the LOC140263025 gene encoding myelin-oligodendrocyte glycoprotein-like, with product MGFTSHCRHSNFSHPWRTLLAHLVALHLLHLGSAQFRVVAPNDHITAIVGKDVVLHCRLSPRKNAWSSDIKWIQHRSAGLLHHYRNGSDLEQMEEYKGRTELFRDGLSDGNLDLRITAVTSTDSGTYICAVEDAVGYAGAVVELEVSDPSSQITHPWKVALALVITLLVGSSVVTIIFLHRKQVAQSRKLSESFQHLPPPSNNL from the exons aTGGGCTTCACATCGCACTGCAGACACTCCAACttctcccatccctggaggaccCTCCTGGCTCATCTCGTGGCTCTGCACCTCCTCCATCTGGGATCAG CCCAGTTCAGGGTGGTGGCACCAAACGATCACATCACTGCCATCGTGGGAAAGGATGTCGTGCTGCACTGTCGTTTGTCCCCGCGCAAGAATGCTTGGAGCTCAGACATCAAGTGGATCCAGCACCGGTCTGCTGGGCTCTTGCACCACTATCGAAATGGATCAGACCTGGAGCAGATGGAAGAATATAAAGGGAGGACAGAACTGTTCAGGGATGGCCTGTCTGATGGAAACCTGGATCTGCGCATCACTGCAGTGACCTCCACCGATAGTGGGACATACATCTGTGCTGTGGAAGATGCTGTTGGCTATGCAGGTGCTGTGGTGGAGCTGGAGGTGTCAG ACCCCTCTTCCCAGATCACCCATCCCTGGAAGGTGGCTCTGGCTCTGGTCATCACACTTCTGGTTGGGTCATCTGTTGTcaccattatttttctccatagaAAGCAAg tggcacagagcagaaagctgagtgAGTCCTTCCAGCACCTTCCACCACCTTCCAATAACCTTTGA